The sequence below is a genomic window from Mercenaria mercenaria strain notata chromosome 14, MADL_Memer_1, whole genome shotgun sequence.
ttgtatttattttcttttttcttttttttttctcggaTTCCTTTGATTACAGCTAAAACATTTCAGATTCAGAGATGTTAATTGATCACATGTTTGATTTCGttggagtgtaataaagccaatgaataaaaatgatatctCACTAGagtattaaagttttgatgtcgatattgtttaaaatatatatgagaatttgtcaaattgacttgtttcaATAGtgaaagaaagtagattttttgttgtttcaatAGGAAACGCTAACATGTACCGTAACtaatgcttggcagagcctcgcatttctttatattattcaacttgtttaaaaattcaatatgaaaagacacttatgtaataACCTTTATAATATCCTTTATCAAagtgctgttacggatctctcgTTCAatcataagaaaatagaaagtgcTAGACtaactttgctaaataaataagcaCTTCTGTGAAGAAAACAAAGAACCTGCTTGTAATGAAATTcagcttttaaaagatttttgccAAAAATGCGATAGCACCGCAGTGCAAATTATGCCCGGTAGTATGACAATACAACACTTAGATAAAGCTTCATTCCAATAGGCTGGCTTCCAGCAAATTAAATACATCTTTTTTTCTAAGTCTTAGCATCTGTATTAgtacttgttttatatttctaaaataattaacattttatcttggccaataaaaacaaacaaaatgctgtTAAGTGCAGTTATTTTACATAGTACATTAAATTCATACATGTAGTACATTTtttcgtatttaaaaaaaaacgtttatggAAATCCTTGTTTAGGTTCTCATAATTTTCACTGAGTCTTTCAGAGCTTAACAGAAACAGTCACTTTTGCAGATTCAATAATATTTCCATATATCAATCAATAACAAAAGCGCTTGTATCATCCAGGTTTTTATTGGAAGAACTGGAATGGTCGTTCAACTCCTTTCCTGCAGTCTGTTAAATATCTCTTACTTTCTGCTTGTACCTACTTCCCTTGTCAACAGAAATAACAATGTCTGTCTTAAAACTTTCAACATTATTACTGGTATACACTCCAAACACCTGATATGATAAACTTGACAAGTTGTTGATTAAGTTACACTTTTCATCTTACAGGGAATCAGTCACaatatttgaaacttatgtttCTGGAATCTTGTATAATATTTTAGACTTAGAATTATTGCTTAATTCATTCTACTAACAGAGTAGATTATAACAGTTAATAATGTCACCAAGCGAGAGCTGTTcgcataaaatatttaacaaaaactatGTTTGTGACAATAAATCATAGCTTTTCCTCAGcaaatatcatatacattgtTAACATGGTACATAGCGGTACAACTACAAGTACATAAGATTTATAGGGTGTTAAATTCATGTTCTAGATTTTGACACAAAACTAATGAGCAAAACCTTTTTTCTGctacatatatttgattaattttaaattcaatatgactTGTTAATctacaagaaaaagaaatatttccgtAGCTACTTTAGAGACATTATgcagccattcaataaaaaaaaatgaaaatgaaattttagtcccattcaaatacattATAGTCAGTAGgctctttgaaaaacagtgtatataACTTCCAGTCTGTGCACTTTCCTGTCTTAAAACTCTTTAAGAtgtacatgcaacaaaataagctaggtttaaaaaatgaaagcgaGCATTCGAATCTGCAAGTATCAGTTACGGATTCAGGTGTAATCAAGTCACGACAAGTGTTGCTGAACGGCGAACGTATACTTTACGAATCTTTTCTACTATAACTTTCAGTTTATCTCCACGGTTAGGTAATCCACATTCAAGCCAGAGTTTCAGCTCAAATACCGAAtgctcatttatatcatttgagcGAAACTTCGCCTTTGGAATACGGTTTCCGTTAAGTTTTTATTTGGAATAGTTTCTCAGAAGAAATCGTGTTTGTTGTGTGTATCAACTTAATCAAGCGGTATACATGACATTTATCGATGACGTCACTGGCGACTGCATTCTAAAAATAGCCGTTAATATAAAAATAGCCGTAAATAGTCCCGATAATATTCATGCGCTTTGTTATAGCTGCactaatttttgttatttgccgttttgcactaaaaaGTGTAGTGGTTTTCATTTACCGTCTATTATTCCATTGAGTCGGAGCAAAGTCCCGACCCAAAAACCAGTTCTGTCAGATCATGTTAAGAAATGTCCATACAAACATAAGCTTTTTAAATtggtgaaaatatcaatttctcaaCTTTCTTTAACCAAAATATGTCGAGATGAAAGATCTAATATTGCTGAAGAATCGTTTATTGTCTTTTCATTATGAATCCTTTATAGTTATAATGCGTATTAATTTGTGAATGTGCAAAGGATTACAGATATTTTCCTTTGACCTACACTGATAATTTATTATGATACAAAATCATATTGACTAAATTGATTTAAACGTGACATAACTTTACAAAGTTTATATTGTGAGGTCGTGTCTTTTGTCCTATGTAGTGTGCGCATGCACGAAATTTTACCTCCGTAGCTGAGGAACGCGCCAAGTGTAAATCCGTCTACGTAAGCAGAAAATTGGCCAATATGAAGGTCAGCTTTACTTAATTTTGCATTACCCTAACACATGTTTAAGTACTCTACCGTAGTCTGAAAGACGTTGATCtacattatatttttgaaattataaattttgatattcaGTGATTCAATTTCTCGATGGGGATGTTTTTCCTTGTTTCTCTGGATATTTTGTCACAGgaaaaaaatactgaacaaattaaaacaaaattttgaaatttgttttaatcaaaacaagtacagtcatttaatttaaattccgaaaaaaaattctaaggattTTCGGCACCTTTTTAATGAGTTTGTTTCATTAATTCATTCTGATTCTCCTTTTACCAAAGCAACCACATATTTTGACATGACAACAAAAGCAGTAATTCACATACTCTCCATATTGTATCCATGTACTTAGgttcttgaaaaaataatgtgttcttttaatgttttcatattgACAGACAGAAAAAATTGGAGGGATTCAAACTATGAGTCCCCTAAGGAAAAATATCGGTATGAGAATAGTTAAAATATACCATCACAGTAGTTTACACTCGCAAATCATACctcaaactttaataaaaatgagaaatgaaacttttttttatacaatCTATGTAAGTATAATGTCTTGCGGATTGAAACCATGGGCCTACTCAACGAAAGCTCTTACGAAATACATAAAGTATTAGGAGTGATAATTCTATATAATTGCAGTTTTTGACAATAAAAGCATTTCGAAACATATTTTTTAGATCGgttcaaatacattttttcaaCATTGGCGTTGCGAATAAGGCTAAGCTATAAAATAAGGCAGAATATACAGAGGTTaggttcatttttagaaaattttgacaCTTTGAATAGaatagaattaaaaaataataatactaaaattCAGTATGAAGAAATAACCTTTGAAAAATTTCGTGTTGctcaatatcatttattatcatTGCTAAAATAATTTGTAGCAGTTCTCAAATAAAACTTATTCATTAATCTTTTCGACAtttgacgaacggacggacattCAGATGCTGATGTTAAGGAGGCAAGATATAAAgttgtaaatttaaataaaataagctTTCGAGATAGATCGAAAGAATAAATTCCGAAGTAGTTTATCAAATTCGTGTTAATAGATACATTTtaattctgaacattttaattctaaatgacatactatccaggatttctcttttacgcccattgataaagtaactaatccttggaaaaagtttttaaaagagaCTTCCAGGATGTATCGTTTGGCCACTGTGTCTccacaaggaatgaattcaaaaattctgtataaatgcctttctgaaatacttgttatataCGTATATATTATTACTGTGTAtgtattccataatcagtttttactggtgcctttccttaatcattgcacatatactgcattttttcaccagtatttatgtattattttatgctagcaaatgaaatactgtattctatcagttaaatattttcatatttcacctctcacactgtgaaaatatgaagtctatattttcacactgtgagagatatagctccgccccctcattacattgtgtacgaattttaaattatttgtttaaaacaggatgaaaattgtagccgcactttgttctttatagtatatttctcgattcaaattattttatttaaagagaatttcataccgttatgcagcaagaaataaaacaaaatggaactttatgttgcatgcgtctttataacgtcacagcacgtctgatgTCAtatctgtttacgcgcgtctgtttcccgcactgagattaaaatagttgcaaaatgcatatctcaacgtaattgagcataaaataaaaagaaaatttgtttgtttttcgtgaatacagaatatatctcacctcgaagtaagaaattttatcacattttcactcgcgctacgcgctcgtgaaaatatttgaaattttctcacttctcagtgagatatattccatattccattaaaaacaaacaaatatcctctatttatactatgatcctgtttatgatttttatgccaaactctttgtttaattttgacgttgtcgtcatcgacgtcgtttgacgttgacgtcacttcttttgttatgtttattttgaaccctgaagatggctaatgtagccgaaacgttggttaaaaataaagtgacttgttttaaaaagtttttgtagttttgactacttttaatacttatatgtTAATAGATAGCACACACCTGGCACTTCAAACATCTGGCTCTTCAAGCATCGAGTACTGTACTAAAGACGTGTGAATTGTAATTTTACCAGAAATCAATATAAGAGCAACTTCCTTTGGTTTCGCGTTTAAAATCACTAGTctttatttctaatgtaaaaaTCAGAATTCTTTTTTTCCttcatgtgatattacatttttaatCATCAGTAATAAAGTCCACATAcacatgatttgttttcaaatgtcGAAGGTCACACTTGTTTATTTGTATGCGGCTTTTTTGATTATAAGAATGATTTCGGTTGTGTATTTCAACATGAGTGCAATTACGTGTTTCTAAGATGCCTCGTTTGTGTATTTGAACATGAGTGTAATCATATGTATTTAAGatgtacttttttatttatttatttgcagttTACATAGAGTCTATGTTATGATAAAAGACAAAGCTTTTAATAGTACTTCTAAAAGACTGACCATAGAGGAATGAGCTCTGAAGACCTAACAGATGATAGCGGTCATGAAGGATCGGAGTCCGATAATGAACTACCTGATGAGAATCTCAATTCAAAGAGTAATAATATATGGAATTTTAATGACTTGGAATGTAATGATGATgaaagtgatgatgatgatggtggtggtgatgaCAATGATGGTGATTTGAGATTTGATTTTGATAGTAGTAATGAAGAGAATGGTGGTGACTCGGAGTTTAAAGATGAGTTACATGACAAGAATATTGATTCAGATTGTAAAAATGATGGGAATTGCGATGACTTGGATTCCGGTGATAATGATggtgatgctgatgatgatgatgatgatgatgacgatgactCAAATTTTAATTCAGTGAGTAGTAATGATGAGAATTCCGAAGACGTAGAAACTGCTAATAGACTGCCTGGGGAGAATCCTGATTCAAAGAGTGAAAATGAAGGGAACGCTGATGTCTCAGAATCTGATGATGATGGCGAcgatattgatgatgatgatgatgatgatgatgattcgaatttaaaatcaaaaagtaGTAATAATGGCGGTGACTCGGAATTTGAGCATGAGCTACCTGACGATAGTTTTGATTCAGATTGTAATAATGATGGGAGTTGCGATGACTTGGGTTctggtgataatgatgatgatgatgatgatgatgacgatgatttTAGTTCAGAGTGTAGTAAAGATGGGAATGACGATGAGTTGGATTCGGAAGTTCTCGATAAAAAAATGGATTATGTaagtatcatgaaaattgacaCTAATCACACTGATCTCTTCGAAAATGGAATATCTATATCAGATGTCAATTCTCTTGAACTTGCGGAAAGAATTATAAAGAAAATGGTAGGAAGTGAACGAAAAAGCAATGAAAGCCCATCTGGTCCCCCAGCAAAGAAACCTAGATTAGAACGTAAAGCGGCAGCTGTTCATGTTTCTACTGGATACATTCCAAAAGTACAAGAATTAAAACTTAAACCACGAGTTAATCATATATTGAAAGAGAAGGGAATATACTACGACTTAAAAATTTATCTTGTAGAAGCAGAAAAAGAGTCTTCATTTTCCCAAACATTTTCAGAATTGGTGACGCAGAAAAGTCGTAAAAGGCTTTATAGAGAAAAGGAATTAAGTAAATCTTACATACTTCTTTTCTACAGAAATGTGGAAATCACGCCACGAAAGACAAAAGGTTCTTTCTTTACCCCTGAAATTTTTGCCGTAACGACTGGTTCAGCACGATGGATTGTATCAAGATACGCTGATAGAAATATTACCAAATTGATAGAAAAAAGAACGCTTCGATTTGCAATGCAGTATGTCGAAAATAAACCTATCGGTGGATATGTTTCAAAGGAGACGAAGTCGGCGCGACCTGGATATGAGATTATATTTACAGTTTGGGACTTTCTCGATAACTTTATAGGAAATCGCACtagatgtataaaaaaaaattcatcactATATGAAAACTCTTTGGAAGCATTTCATACAAAAGACAGAAAACATAAAGCAACAAAGTTCCATATAAGCggaaaatcaataaaaattatgtgcaaaatgaatattCCTCAATTAGGAactatattgtatcagttttccAAAATAAGCAGGAACAAAAAATCTTACCTCGCGAATACAAATGAACAGGAAAAAGAGGAAAATAATCCACAGTTTGAAATACAAGATTTTTTGACAAGCGTTACAGATGAAAAACTTATTCGAAAGTTAGACAAACACCTATACAAAGAGCTACAAAGGTA
It includes:
- the LOC128548340 gene encoding uncharacterized protein LOC128548340; protein product: MSSEDLTDDSGHEGSESDNELPDENLNSKSNNIWNFNDLECNDDESDDDDGGGDDNDGDLRFDFDSSNEENGGDSEFKDELHDKNIDSDCKNDGNCDDLDSGDNDGDADDDDDDDDDDSNFNSVSSNDENSEDVETANRLPGENPDSKSENEGNADVSESDDDGDDIDDDDDDDDDSNLKSKSSNNGGDSEFEHELPDDSFDSDCNNDGSCDDLGSGDNDDDDDDDDDDFSSECSKDGNDDELDSEVLDKKMDYVSIMKIDTNHTDLFENGISISDVNSLELAERIIKKMVGSERKSNESPSGPPAKKPRLERKAAAVHVSTGYIPKVQELKLKPRVNHILKEKGIYYDLKIYLVEAEKESSFSQTFSELVTQKSRKRLYREKELSKSYILLFYRNVEITPRKTKGSFFTPEIFAVTTGSARWIVSRYADRNITKLIEKRTLRFAMQYVENKPIGGYVSKETKSARPGYEIIFTVWDFLDNFIGNRTRCIKKNSSLYENSLEAFHTKDRKHKATKFHISGKSIKIMCKMNIPQLGTILYQFSKISRNKKSYLANTNEQEKEENNPQFEIQDFLTSVTDEKLIRKLDKHLYKELQRYMEGKQSHIFLSHQSVKTWMSAEEFRLCARTPSKKMDAERRNKKRIGTWYDYPSLDVVMKCLKIHCSGEFKKEWLDDVSIKFRSIDAPLKECIFSHFTNPDIGTYIYKYGVWIEMKAQYLCEIESDFMEKLSAHLLETSKLPQLLPWKYPGENRNKDFKRNRFDRKQMNPKWEKHFETICGRDNFDKVLVEIENIMNGHTDMILDLEKLKELNARKKAAHLYMLLECNLNEDDYNAAHTLLNMIRPSSSDTHILTCDKETPHGIELCDILIYDDRTTYLVHVKDGFDGGSIRDVCSQIRNAADNIYRIQSISKGTESKEKDLIDEYWDMLTENANNSKTHNNKVQRNLKNMTKERFKELFHPPTEIVFVLACRDTRKGISFSQEIPSDLKVRVADEIRKKFTVPSESSVIIRKLTEEGYLTDNETLTDKFILEGKNTKVKFTNKIKCWGIIGTQRKANDVFEALVSGLSKSKSTIAKMEVIRLVTYFQKSFAVKEKFHLKIYDIGKNFPD